One segment of Opisthocomus hoazin isolate bOpiHoa1 chromosome 22, bOpiHoa1.hap1, whole genome shotgun sequence DNA contains the following:
- the NEUROG1 gene encoding neurogenin-1 — protein MPAEAAGSGGGAEPPGAPRERRRRRGRARARTEALLHTLKRSRRVKANDRERNRMHHLNAALDELRSVLPTFPDDTKLTKIETLRFAYNYIWALSETLRLAEQCLPPPPAFRGAAPPPNYHHPPPSPGSDAGSWLSTSSPSAPSLCASASGPSSPATSEDCGYAPADGPRSFRGLPASAGPGAPCR, from the coding sequence ATGCCCGCAGAGGcggccggcagcggcggcggtGCGGAACCGCCCGGAGCTCCGCGGGAGCGCagacggcggcggggccgtgcgcGGGCGCGGACCGAAGCCCTCCTCCACACTCTGAAACGCAGCCGGAGGGTGAAAGCCAACGACCGGGAAAGGAACCGCATGCACCACCTCAACGCTGCCCTGGACGAGCTCCGCAGCgtcctgcccaccttccccgacgacaccaagctgaccaAGATCGAGACCTTGCGTTTCGCCTACAACTACATCTGGGCCCTCTCCGAGACCCTCCGCCTGGCCGAGCAgtgcctcccgccgccccccgccttccgcggggccgccccccccccaaactaccaccaccccccccccagccccggcagcgacGCCGGTTCCTGGCTCTCCACCTCCTCGCCGTCCGCCCCGTCTCTCTGCGCCTCCGCCtcgggccccagcagccccgcaacCTCCGAGGACTGCGGTTACGCTCCCGCCGACGGCCCGCGGAGCTTCCGTGGGCTGCccgcctcggcggggccgggcgcgccgTGCCGTTAG